One genomic segment of Rhizobium gallicum bv. gallicum R602sp includes these proteins:
- a CDS encoding SDR family oxidoreductase produces MELQGRTALVTGAGSGIGKATALKLAAEGARVAVLSRTGREAKQTRDEIRSAGGEAISLKADTSDEGLMRDAIATLLGKFGGIDIVVANAGINGVWAPIDDLKPQEWDKTMAVNLRGTYLTLHLTVPYMKSNGGSIIVVSSINGTRTFTTPGATAYTVTKAGQVAMVQQLALELGKHGIRVNAVCPGAIDTNISDNTRSRHREETEIPVVWPEGEIPISGGEAGHSADVAEAILFLATERSRHITGTPIWIDGGQGLLR; encoded by the coding sequence ATGGAACTTCAGGGAAGAACTGCACTGGTCACCGGCGCGGGTTCCGGCATCGGAAAGGCGACCGCTCTGAAGCTGGCCGCAGAAGGCGCAAGGGTTGCCGTTTTGAGCCGCACCGGCCGCGAGGCGAAACAAACCCGCGACGAAATCCGCTCCGCAGGCGGGGAAGCGATCTCGCTGAAGGCCGACACCAGCGACGAAGGCCTGATGCGCGACGCAATTGCAACCCTTCTCGGCAAGTTCGGAGGCATCGACATCGTCGTTGCCAATGCCGGCATCAATGGCGTCTGGGCGCCGATCGACGACCTGAAGCCGCAGGAGTGGGACAAGACGATGGCCGTCAACCTGCGCGGTACCTACCTCACCCTCCATCTCACCGTTCCGTATATGAAATCGAACGGCGGCTCCATCATCGTCGTCTCCTCGATCAACGGCACGCGGACCTTCACGACACCTGGGGCGACCGCCTATACCGTCACGAAGGCCGGCCAGGTGGCGATGGTGCAGCAGCTGGCACTGGAACTCGGCAAGCACGGAATCCGCGTCAATGCCGTCTGCCCGGGCGCCATCGACACCAATATCAGCGACAATACCAGGAGCCGCCACCGCGAGGAGACGGAAATCCCGGTCGTCTGGCCGGAAGGCGAAATCCCGATCAGCGGCGGCGAGGCAGGGCATAGCGCGGATGTTGCCGAAGCCATCCTTTTTCTTGCGACAGAGCGCTCGCGTCACATCACCGGCACACCGATCTGGATCGATGGCGGCCAAGGCCTGCTGCGCTAG
- a CDS encoding adenylate/guanylate cyclase domain-containing protein, which translates to MEYSDVGTVAAWLTEQGLKGASEAELLTGFCKSCREFGLPLDRGMALMDTLHPVHEGRAFRWDSQEDIETEFEYGPTGEGSARDNWQRSAFYYLWSGKESEVRRRIGFGDPTDFVMLDEMAEAGHTDFVAMVHRFAKAGTIGEMDCFFSHFTTRHPQGFCDHDLAILRKLVPVLALAIKCIALGRIARTIAEVYLGEDAAKQVLEGKITRGKSERISAVLWFSDLLNYTKISDSAPPEEILPLLNAYSEVVISAIHEAGGDVLKLIGDGVLAIFKAEEQSEACLAALRAEGLLRKRLSTLNQARATDGRPTTDVYLGLHIGDVFYGNIGSQERLDFTVIGPAVNEVSRIASICRSVDLNVLMSSDFAAAIPEAQRSGLACIGRYALRGVKRPQELYTLETARLGG; encoded by the coding sequence ATGGAATACAGCGACGTCGGAACGGTGGCCGCATGGCTGACGGAACAGGGACTGAAGGGTGCCTCTGAAGCCGAGCTGCTGACCGGCTTTTGCAAGTCCTGCCGCGAATTCGGCCTGCCGCTCGATCGCGGCATGGCGCTTATGGATACACTGCACCCGGTGCACGAGGGCCGTGCCTTCCGGTGGGACAGCCAGGAGGACATAGAGACCGAATTCGAATACGGTCCGACCGGCGAGGGCAGTGCGCGGGATAACTGGCAGCGTTCGGCCTTCTACTATCTCTGGTCCGGCAAAGAGAGCGAGGTGCGCCGCCGCATCGGCTTCGGCGACCCGACGGATTTCGTCATGCTCGACGAGATGGCCGAAGCGGGCCACACCGATTTCGTCGCCATGGTACATCGCTTCGCCAAAGCTGGTACGATCGGCGAGATGGATTGCTTTTTCTCGCATTTTACGACCCGGCATCCGCAAGGATTTTGCGACCACGACCTCGCCATCCTGCGCAAGCTCGTGCCGGTCCTGGCGCTGGCAATCAAGTGCATCGCGCTCGGCCGCATCGCGCGCACGATCGCCGAGGTCTATCTAGGCGAGGATGCAGCGAAGCAGGTGCTGGAGGGCAAGATCACGCGCGGCAAGTCCGAGCGGATTTCGGCGGTACTCTGGTTTTCGGATCTTCTGAATTACACCAAGATATCGGATAGCGCGCCGCCGGAAGAAATTCTGCCGCTGCTCAACGCCTATAGCGAAGTGGTGATTTCCGCGATCCATGAGGCAGGTGGCGACGTGTTGAAGCTCATCGGCGACGGTGTGCTTGCGATTTTCAAGGCTGAGGAGCAATCCGAGGCGTGCCTCGCGGCATTGCGCGCCGAGGGTCTGTTGCGCAAGAGGCTTTCGACGCTCAATCAAGCGCGCGCCACCGATGGCAGGCCGACGACCGACGTCTATCTCGGCCTGCATATCGGCGATGTCTTCTACGGCAATATCGGCAGCCAGGAACGGCTGGACTTCACGGTCATTGGTCCGGCGGTCAACGAGGTCAGCCGCATCGCGTCGATATGCCGATCGGTCGATCTCAACGTACTGATGTCATCGGATTTTGCAGCTGCTATTCCTGAGGCTCAGCGCAGCGGCCTCGCCTGCATCGGCCGTTATGCGCTGCGCGGCGTCAAGCGGCCGCAGGAGCTTTACACGCTGGAAACTGCGCGGCTCGGAGGCTGA
- a CDS encoding LacI family DNA-binding transcriptional regulator, producing the protein MAHIFLVKDIAFQAGLSTATVDRVLNGRGGVRRQTEMRVRAAIVELEKQQAGAETAARKFAIDIVMETPDRFSTAVRAAFEAEVATFLPTVFRCRFHFAEVMKPGELVLLLDRIRLRGTHGIVLKAPDVPEIVAAVARADEAGIPVVTLVTDLPNSLRAAYAGADNRAAGETAAYLIGERFSGASGQVLVTLSSGRFRGEEEREIGFRRLIRDRYPQIGITEISEGHGTDAATGTQTARAIADDPAINAVYSIGGGNKAVLAAFEAMQRRILIFVAHDLDADNRALLAAHKIGFVLHHDLRMDARSAFRTIIGRQLSGHPAASSPSTVEIVTPYNMPVPG; encoded by the coding sequence ATGGCGCATATATTCCTCGTCAAGGATATTGCCTTTCAAGCGGGATTGAGCACCGCAACGGTCGATCGCGTCTTGAATGGACGAGGCGGCGTACGGCGCCAGACCGAAATGCGTGTCAGGGCTGCCATCGTTGAACTCGAGAAGCAGCAGGCCGGCGCCGAGACCGCGGCACGAAAGTTCGCGATCGATATCGTCATGGAGACGCCGGACCGTTTCAGCACTGCCGTACGGGCGGCCTTCGAGGCCGAGGTTGCGACATTCCTGCCGACGGTTTTCCGCTGCCGCTTCCATTTTGCCGAGGTGATGAAGCCGGGCGAGCTGGTCCTGCTTCTCGACCGCATTCGGCTTCGCGGAACGCATGGGATCGTGCTGAAGGCGCCCGATGTCCCCGAGATCGTCGCGGCCGTAGCGCGCGCGGACGAAGCGGGCATTCCCGTTGTCACATTGGTGACGGACCTGCCGAATTCGCTGCGCGCCGCTTACGCGGGCGCGGACAACCGGGCAGCGGGAGAGACGGCTGCCTATCTGATTGGCGAGCGCTTTTCCGGCGCCTCCGGCCAGGTGCTGGTGACGTTGTCGAGCGGCCGCTTTCGTGGCGAAGAAGAGCGGGAGATCGGCTTTCGCCGCCTCATCCGGGACCGCTATCCGCAGATCGGCATTACAGAAATCAGCGAGGGACACGGAACCGATGCGGCGACCGGTACGCAGACGGCACGCGCCATCGCTGACGATCCGGCGATCAATGCCGTCTATTCGATCGGCGGCGGTAACAAGGCGGTTCTGGCGGCCTTCGAGGCGATGCAGCGGCGGATCCTGATCTTCGTCGCTCATGATCTCGATGCCGATAACCGGGCTCTGCTTGCTGCGCATAAGATCGGCTTCGTGCTGCATCACGACTTGCGCATGGACGCCCGCTCTGCCTTCCGGACCATCATCGGCCGCCAACTTTCGGGCCATCCCGCGGCGTCTTCGCCGTCGACGGTCGAAATCGTGACACCTTACAATATGCCCGTACCCGGGTGA
- a CDS encoding phytanoyl-CoA dioxygenase family protein — MKTDNPQKLRADRVWLTEDACDLDEFRALAEKTTLLADYPTADRIDKNVLIYESRKVIAAIADPHGRRAVLAEICEAFGEGPGVVVFKHAYEDPSVIDGASRIFDDLIEGQHRTSTGGGDHFAKPGANDRIWNSLEKHCLADPANFAKYYGNAIVAIASEAWLGPGYQMTAQVNRVNPGGAAQSAHRDYHLGFQASKVIEQFPSHVHRLSPVLTLQGAVAHCDMPLESGPTLFLPHSQTYVPGYLALKRQEFKDYFEENHVQLPLEKGDVVFFNPALFHAAGTNRSANIRRLANLLQVSSAFGRAMETVNRERMSAKLFPALKALKGRLSDAEIANAVAACAEGYSFPTNLDRDPPLGGLAPKTQSQLMHEALRQGWSDEALVTALAEQAERKLS; from the coding sequence ATGAAAACCGATAACCCACAGAAACTCCGTGCCGATCGCGTCTGGCTGACCGAGGATGCCTGCGATCTCGACGAGTTTCGTGCACTCGCCGAGAAGACCACGTTGCTCGCCGACTATCCGACGGCAGACAGGATCGACAAGAACGTTCTGATCTACGAGAGCCGCAAGGTTATCGCCGCGATCGCCGATCCGCATGGCCGCCGCGCCGTCCTCGCCGAGATATGCGAAGCTTTCGGCGAAGGTCCGGGTGTGGTCGTCTTCAAGCACGCCTATGAGGACCCGAGCGTTATTGATGGCGCCAGCAGGATCTTCGATGACCTTATCGAGGGGCAGCACCGCACCTCGACCGGCGGCGGCGACCATTTCGCCAAGCCCGGCGCCAATGACCGCATCTGGAATTCGCTGGAAAAGCATTGCCTGGCTGATCCGGCAAATTTCGCCAAATATTACGGCAATGCCATTGTCGCCATCGCCAGCGAAGCCTGGCTCGGACCAGGCTACCAGATGACGGCCCAGGTCAACCGCGTAAACCCGGGCGGTGCAGCGCAATCCGCCCACCGCGACTATCACCTCGGCTTCCAGGCTTCGAAAGTAATCGAGCAGTTCCCGTCGCATGTGCACCGGCTTTCTCCAGTGCTGACGTTGCAGGGCGCGGTCGCGCATTGCGACATGCCGCTCGAAAGCGGGCCGACGCTCTTCCTGCCACACAGCCAGACCTATGTACCCGGCTACCTCGCGTTGAAACGGCAGGAGTTCAAGGACTATTTCGAGGAAAACCACGTCCAGCTACCGCTCGAAAAGGGCGATGTGGTCTTCTTCAATCCCGCCCTTTTCCATGCCGCCGGCACCAACCGCTCGGCAAATATCAGGCGTCTCGCCAATCTTCTGCAGGTGTCGTCCGCCTTCGGCCGCGCGATGGAAACGGTAAACCGTGAACGGATGAGCGCGAAGTTGTTCCCGGCTCTAAAGGCGCTGAAGGGCAGGCTCTCCGACGCAGAAATCGCGAATGCCGTCGCCGCTTGCGCCGAGGGATACTCCTTCCCCACCAATCTTGACCGCGATCCGCCCCTCGGCGGCCTTGCCCCGAAGACGCAATCGCAGCTCATGCATGAAGCGTTGAGGCAAGGCTGGAGCGACGAGGCATTGGTGACGGCGCTGGCCGAACAGGCGGAGAGGAAGTTGAGCTAG
- a CDS encoding SDR family oxidoreductase, protein MTTDHGRLDGKIAIVTGGTQGLGATIARLFAERGAKGIVICGRNERKGKAKAEDISSRTGSKVVYVKANLGNVEDARNVVHVCDQAFGRVDALVNAAAITDRGTILDTSPELFDAMFAVNVRAPFFLMQETVKVMRRDKIEGTIVNIGSMSARAGQPFISAYCASKGALETLTKNTAYALLRNRIRVNGLNIGWMATEGEDRIQREYHAASDDWLAKAAASQPFGRLVDPEEVARACAYLSSAESGLMTGSVICFDQSIWGAYDGSPHPAAAL, encoded by the coding sequence ATGACCACAGACCATGGCCGTCTCGACGGCAAGATCGCGATCGTCACCGGCGGCACGCAGGGGCTCGGCGCGACGATCGCCCGGCTCTTTGCGGAACGCGGCGCAAAAGGCATCGTTATCTGCGGCCGCAATGAACGGAAGGGCAAGGCGAAAGCGGAGGACATCTCGTCGAGAACCGGCTCAAAGGTCGTCTATGTCAAAGCCAATCTCGGCAATGTCGAGGACGCGCGCAATGTCGTCCATGTCTGCGACCAGGCCTTCGGCCGCGTCGATGCACTGGTGAACGCAGCGGCGATTACCGATCGCGGAACGATCCTCGATACAAGCCCGGAACTCTTCGACGCCATGTTCGCCGTCAATGTCCGCGCGCCATTCTTTCTGATGCAGGAAACCGTCAAGGTCATGCGTCGCGACAAAATCGAGGGCACGATCGTCAATATCGGCTCGATGTCTGCAAGAGCCGGCCAGCCCTTTATCTCCGCCTATTGCGCATCGAAGGGTGCGCTTGAAACATTGACGAAGAACACGGCCTATGCGCTGCTTCGAAACCGTATCCGCGTCAACGGTCTCAATATCGGCTGGATGGCGACTGAGGGTGAGGACCGCATCCAGAGAGAATATCACGCCGCGTCCGACGACTGGCTGGCGAAGGCCGCGGCAAGCCAGCCCTTCGGTCGCCTCGTCGATCCGGAAGAAGTTGCCCGCGCCTGCGCCTATCTCTCGTCTGCCGAATCCGGCCTGATGACTGGCTCGGTCATCTGCTTCGACCAGTCGATATGGGGCGCATATGACGGATCACCGCATCCGGCGGCAGCCCTTTGA
- a CDS encoding SMP-30/gluconolactonase/LRE family protein, translating to MSQDILYEIRDDRFRSLIAGSARLEELYSGCRWAEGPVWFSDLNCLIWSDIPNERMLRWVPDGGVSVFRSPSNYVNGNTRDRQGRLISCEHGGRRVTRTEPDGKITVLADSYQGKRLNSPNDVVVASDGSIWFTDPSYGIKSDYEGHKSEPEQETRNVYRIDAQSGVVEAVVTDFIQPNGLAFTSDEKQLYIADSGSADHDVPRHIRAFDVIDGKKLANSRYFCSIDNGIPDGFRFDTSGNLWSSAADGVHCFAPDGTLLGKIKVPQTVSNVTFGGQKKNRLFITATQSLYSIYTATNGAQYP from the coding sequence GTGTCGCAAGATATCCTCTATGAGATTCGCGACGACCGCTTCCGCAGCCTGATTGCAGGAAGCGCCAGGCTGGAGGAACTTTATAGCGGCTGCCGCTGGGCGGAAGGCCCTGTCTGGTTCTCTGATCTCAATTGCCTGATCTGGAGCGATATCCCGAACGAGCGCATGCTGCGCTGGGTGCCGGATGGCGGCGTTTCGGTCTTCCGTTCGCCATCGAATTACGTCAACGGCAACACCCGTGATCGTCAGGGGCGCCTGATCTCCTGCGAACACGGCGGCCGTCGCGTTACGCGTACGGAGCCCGACGGCAAGATCACGGTGCTGGCCGACAGCTATCAGGGCAAGCGTCTCAACTCGCCAAACGACGTCGTCGTCGCGTCCGACGGCTCGATCTGGTTCACGGACCCGAGCTACGGCATCAAATCGGACTACGAAGGCCACAAGTCGGAGCCGGAACAGGAGACGCGCAACGTCTACCGCATCGATGCGCAGAGCGGCGTCGTCGAAGCGGTGGTTACCGACTTCATCCAGCCGAACGGCCTTGCTTTCACGTCCGACGAAAAGCAGCTCTACATTGCCGATTCCGGCTCTGCCGATCATGACGTGCCGCGCCATATCCGCGCCTTCGACGTCATCGATGGCAAGAAGCTCGCCAATAGCCGTTATTTCTGCTCAATCGACAACGGCATACCGGATGGCTTCCGCTTCGACACCAGCGGAAATCTCTGGAGCAGCGCCGCCGATGGCGTGCATTGCTTCGCCCCGGACGGTACCTTGCTTGGTAAGATCAAGGTGCCGCAGACCGTCTCCAACGTCACCTTCGGCGGTCAGAAGAAAAACCGCCTGTTTATCACCGCAACACAGTCGCTCTATTCAATCTACACGGCGACGAATGGCGCACAATATCCGTAA
- a CDS encoding glycoside hydrolase family 2 protein, translating into MRSVVSFNESWSFHEGFGQQLLDAFDGTTSVSLPHTAVELPFNYFDEKLYQRAFTYQKVLRWLPEFEGREVSIVFDGAMADSVVYLNGEEIIAHKDGYTPFEARLTGKLVKGDNLVTVKVDGSENPAIPPFGGRIDYLTYAGIYRDAWLKVTGAVSIRNIKIETANVLSDVKSVRVRCDLANPQNAAFLGTVTASLKDASGTVIATASGDTTGEDVTLSFEGLMGISLWDISSPARYEITVDLKTSHGSDRLSSHFGFRSAEFTPDGFLLNGKPLKLRGLNRHQAFPYVGYAAGRSAQERDADIMKSVLKCNIVRTSHYPQSKWFLDQCDRIGLLVFEEIPGWQHIGDVEWQQESIRNVRRMIERDWNHPSIVIWGVRINESQDSHDFYAETNRLARELDPTRKTGGVRYITESELLEDVYTMNDFILGNEELPGANRPRTALRNQQESTGLDRKVPYLITEFNGHMHPTKIYDQEARQAEHVRRHLEVLNAAYGDPEIAGAIGWCMFDYNTHKDFGSGDRICYHGVLDMFREPKFAAYAYSSQCDPSDEIVMKPVTFWARGERNIGGVLPLIILTNCDEVELKYGSITKRIGPDRDHFPHLPHPPVVLDHRHFTTDELGTWGFEWLDGEFTGYIDSQPVARLRLAADPLPTTLDVVADSGSLKARERDTTRVIIRAIDQYGQRLPFLHDSVTLRVDGPAKIVGPSTIPLQGGTAGFWLEATGLTGNITVEAVSSRFAPVTLHVTAV; encoded by the coding sequence ATGCGGTCCGTCGTCTCGTTCAATGAATCCTGGAGTTTCCACGAAGGCTTCGGCCAGCAGCTTCTCGACGCTTTCGACGGCACGACGAGCGTCAGCCTGCCGCACACCGCCGTCGAGCTGCCCTTCAACTATTTCGACGAGAAGCTCTATCAGCGCGCCTTTACTTATCAGAAAGTCTTGCGCTGGCTGCCCGAGTTCGAAGGCCGCGAAGTATCGATCGTCTTCGATGGCGCCATGGCCGATAGCGTCGTCTACCTGAACGGCGAAGAGATCATCGCTCATAAGGACGGCTACACGCCCTTCGAGGCCCGCCTCACCGGCAAGCTTGTTAAGGGCGACAACCTGGTTACCGTGAAGGTTGACGGCAGCGAGAACCCCGCAATCCCGCCTTTCGGGGGCCGTATCGACTACCTCACTTATGCCGGCATCTATCGCGATGCCTGGCTTAAGGTCACCGGCGCGGTTTCGATCCGCAACATCAAGATCGAAACCGCAAATGTACTCTCCGACGTCAAATCCGTTCGCGTCCGCTGCGATCTCGCCAACCCGCAAAATGCCGCGTTTCTTGGCACCGTTACGGCTTCGCTGAAGGACGCATCCGGCACCGTCATCGCGACCGCGAGCGGCGATACGACGGGCGAAGACGTGACGCTGTCCTTCGAAGGCCTTATGGGCATTTCGCTTTGGGACATTTCCAGTCCTGCACGCTATGAAATCACCGTCGACCTGAAAACCAGCCACGGCTCGGATCGGCTGTCGTCGCATTTCGGCTTCCGCAGCGCCGAGTTCACGCCGGATGGTTTTCTGCTCAATGGCAAGCCGCTGAAACTGCGCGGCCTGAACCGCCACCAGGCATTTCCTTATGTCGGCTATGCGGCCGGGCGCTCGGCGCAGGAGCGTGATGCCGATATCATGAAATCGGTGCTGAAGTGCAATATCGTCCGCACCTCGCACTATCCGCAGTCGAAATGGTTCCTGGACCAGTGCGACCGCATCGGTCTGCTGGTTTTCGAGGAGATCCCCGGCTGGCAGCATATCGGCGACGTGGAATGGCAGCAGGAGTCGATCCGCAACGTCCGCCGCATGATCGAACGCGACTGGAACCACCCGTCGATCGTCATATGGGGCGTGCGCATCAACGAATCGCAGGATAGCCACGACTTCTACGCCGAAACCAACCGGCTCGCCCGCGAGCTCGACCCGACCCGCAAGACCGGCGGCGTGCGCTACATCACGGAAAGCGAGTTGCTCGAAGACGTCTACACGATGAACGATTTCATCCTCGGCAACGAGGAACTGCCCGGCGCCAATCGCCCACGCACGGCGCTTCGCAACCAGCAGGAAAGCACCGGTCTTGATCGAAAGGTGCCGTACCTCATCACCGAGTTCAATGGCCACATGCATCCGACTAAGATCTACGATCAGGAGGCGCGCCAGGCAGAGCATGTGCGTCGTCACCTCGAGGTGCTGAACGCCGCCTACGGCGATCCGGAAATCGCCGGCGCGATCGGCTGGTGCATGTTCGACTACAACACCCATAAGGATTTCGGCTCCGGGGACCGCATCTGCTATCACGGTGTGCTCGACATGTTCCGCGAGCCGAAATTTGCCGCCTATGCCTATTCCAGCCAGTGCGATCCGTCTGACGAGATCGTCATGAAGCCGGTGACCTTCTGGGCGCGCGGGGAACGCAACATCGGCGGCGTTCTGCCTCTGATCATTCTTACGAACTGCGATGAGGTCGAGCTGAAATACGGCTCGATCACCAAGCGCATCGGTCCGGATCGTGATCATTTCCCACACCTACCCCACCCGCCCGTCGTGCTGGACCATCGGCATTTCACGACCGATGAGCTTGGCACGTGGGGTTTTGAGTGGCTCGACGGCGAGTTTACGGGTTATATCGACAGCCAGCCCGTGGCCAGGTTGCGGCTTGCTGCCGATCCGCTGCCGACGACGCTCGACGTGGTGGCCGACAGTGGATCGCTGAAAGCCCGCGAGCGCGACACGACGCGCGTCATCATTCGCGCGATAGACCAATATGGCCAGCGACTTCCCTTTCTGCATGATAGCGTGACACTGCGCGTCGATGGTCCAGCCAAGATCGTCGGCCCCTCCACTATTCCGCTGCAGGGCGGGACGGCTGGCTTCTGGCTGGAAGCAACCGGGCTCACCGGCAACATTACGGTCGAGGCAGTCTCGTCCCGTTTTGCACCTGTCACCCTGCATGTAACGGCCGTCTGA
- a CDS encoding ABC transporter ATP-binding protein, translating into MAFLEISGLKKRFGAVDILKGIDLELEKGGFLVLVGPSGCGKSTLLNTIAGLESITSGDIRIDGRTINGLHPSKRDIAMVFQSYALYPNMTVAGNISFGMEIRGVPKDARAKAIKEVADMLQIGHLLDRKPSQLSGGQRQRVAMGRALVRNPQVFLFDEPLSNLDAKLRVDMRTEIKRLHQRMKTTIVYVTHDQIEAMTLATKIAVLKDGVLQQFGTPAEIYNSPSNIFVADFMGSPAMNLLNATLENSAGGLQVSLDRPNAEALKLPVSAASNSLASYAGKKVIFGIRPEALTDPDGADRKAKSLAEGDCAIEVVEPAGSDTFAVTKLGGKSVIARLRADAGIQPGQSTRLAFNLDKAVFFDPESELRIA; encoded by the coding sequence ATGGCTTTCCTTGAAATATCCGGTCTTAAAAAACGCTTCGGCGCCGTCGACATCCTCAAGGGGATCGATCTGGAGCTTGAAAAAGGCGGATTCCTCGTGCTGGTCGGTCCATCGGGCTGCGGTAAGTCCACTTTGCTCAACACCATTGCCGGCCTTGAGTCGATTACCTCGGGCGATATTCGCATCGATGGCCGCACCATTAACGGTCTTCATCCCTCCAAGCGCGACATTGCCATGGTGTTCCAGTCCTACGCGCTCTACCCGAACATGACGGTGGCGGGAAACATTTCCTTCGGCATGGAGATTCGCGGCGTGCCGAAGGATGCGCGTGCAAAGGCGATCAAGGAAGTGGCCGACATGCTGCAGATCGGCCATTTGCTCGACCGCAAGCCAAGCCAGCTTTCGGGCGGTCAGCGCCAGCGCGTTGCGATGGGACGCGCGTTGGTGCGCAATCCGCAGGTCTTCCTCTTCGACGAGCCGCTGTCGAACCTGGATGCCAAGCTGCGCGTCGATATGCGCACCGAGATCAAGCGCCTGCATCAGCGTATGAAAACGACGATCGTCTATGTCACGCACGACCAGATCGAGGCGATGACGCTGGCAACCAAGATCGCCGTACTGAAGGATGGCGTGCTGCAGCAGTTCGGTACACCCGCCGAAATCTACAATAGCCCGTCCAATATCTTCGTTGCCGACTTCATGGGATCGCCGGCGATGAATCTCCTCAACGCGACGCTGGAAAACAGCGCCGGCGGCCTGCAGGTTTCACTCGACCGGCCGAACGCCGAAGCCTTAAAGCTGCCGGTTTCGGCTGCAAGCAACAGCCTGGCCTCCTATGCCGGCAAGAAGGTGATCTTCGGCATTCGCCCGGAAGCGTTGACCGATCCGGACGGCGCCGACCGCAAGGCAAAGTCGCTGGCGGAAGGCGACTGTGCGATCGAGGTGGTCGAGCCCGCAGGCTCGGACACTTTCGCCGTGACGAAGCTCGGCGGCAAGTCGGTCATTGCGCGGCTGCGCGCCGATGCCGGTATTCAGCCTGGTCAGAGCACGCGCCTTGCCTTCAATCTCGATAAGGCGGTGTTCTTTGATCCGGAGAGCGAGCTCCGGATCGCATAA
- a CDS encoding carbohydrate ABC transporter permease produces MSSVASSAIAISQDGTGRRWITRTVIYGLLVIFAILYLMPLFVMLVTSFKTMDEIQNGNMLALPQSPTFEPWLRAWGETCVGLTCAGIKGYFWNSIKMVVPAVAISTIMGALNGYVLTKWRFPGDKLVFGLMLFACFIPFQSVLLPMATILGALGRFGVTLQNATGMSFGFGNPTVNLVFVHVVYGLGFTTLFFRNFYEAFPTELVRAAQVDGASFFQIFRRIMLPNSLPIIVVTVIYQFTNIWNDFLFASAYAGTGESMPMTVALNNVVNTSTGVVEYNVNMAAAMIAAVPTLIVYVLAGRYFVRGLMAGAVKG; encoded by the coding sequence ATGAGTAGCGTTGCCTCTTCAGCAATTGCCATTTCGCAAGACGGCACTGGCCGCCGGTGGATCACTCGCACCGTCATCTACGGCCTGCTGGTGATCTTCGCGATCCTTTATCTGATGCCCCTCTTCGTGATGCTGGTTACCTCGTTCAAGACCATGGACGAGATCCAGAACGGCAACATGCTGGCATTGCCTCAGTCGCCGACCTTCGAGCCTTGGTTGCGGGCCTGGGGCGAGACCTGCGTCGGCCTGACCTGCGCCGGCATCAAGGGCTATTTCTGGAACTCGATCAAGATGGTCGTTCCTGCCGTTGCAATTTCCACCATCATGGGCGCGCTCAACGGCTATGTGCTGACCAAATGGCGCTTTCCCGGCGATAAGCTTGTATTTGGGCTGATGCTGTTTGCCTGCTTCATTCCGTTCCAGTCGGTGCTGCTGCCGATGGCGACGATCCTCGGTGCACTCGGCCGCTTCGGTGTCACGCTCCAGAACGCCACGGGAATGAGCTTCGGCTTCGGCAATCCGACCGTCAATCTGGTCTTCGTGCATGTCGTTTACGGCTTGGGCTTCACGACGCTGTTCTTCCGTAATTTCTACGAGGCCTTTCCGACTGAACTGGTCAGGGCAGCGCAGGTTGACGGCGCCAGCTTCTTCCAGATTTTCCGTCGCATCATGTTGCCAAATTCATTGCCGATCATCGTCGTCACGGTGATCTACCAATTCACCAATATCTGGAACGACTTCCTGTTCGCTTCCGCCTATGCCGGCACCGGTGAATCCATGCCGATGACGGTGGCGCTCAACAATGTCGTGAATACCTCGACCGGCGTGGTCGAATATAATGTCAACATGGCCGCTGCGATGATCGCCGCCGTGCCCACGCTCATCGTCTATGTCCTCGCCGGCCGCTATTTCGTGCGCGGCCTGATGGCGGGCGCCGTCAAAGGGTAA